A stretch of DNA from Sugiyamaella lignohabitans strain CBS 10342 chromosome B, complete sequence:
AGGATTCCCCTTTTTTGTAGGAGCCAAGGGATTCGTTCCTCTGCCAGTGGATCTACTGACCAAACACAACATTTCTCAAGAAAGCATTCTCCAAGCAGCCAGAGCTCACCAAGAGTCACAACAGCCAGACACtccaaaacaaaccaaactcGAGCTCGATCCTGCTATCAGCGACATCGTCTTTGAAACAGCTACTCGTGCCAACGACCATCTCATTTCCGCGTCCACTCTGTTCGCCAACCTGAAATCAACCCTCGACGGTTCCGTTCCCGATGCCATTTTTGTGCCCACGATGACCTCGATCCCGGCCAAACTGTTCCTCGAAAAACTCGAAAAATGCAACTTCGACCCTGTCCACCCGGACCTCACGAAACCCGAATGGCGACTGCCGTTCCGGTCCTACGTAAACTACCGCTTCCGTAAATTGTAgtttttatcttttgacggtaggggtctgcctccggcggctggggctccgccccagaccccgttgcgGTTTCTTTTAGACAGGCGTATCTCGCGATCTTGCTTCGCTGAGGTCTGATTCCAAAAGATCTCTGGAACCAGTTGATAGCCGGAGCCTGACCACTGCATTGGCACCCCGAGCCATCACACTTCACACGAAATGGTAACATTGACCACAAACCACTCTTGAAAACTGGGAATCACGGAAATCGGACTCATCATTCTGGACATGACTGAGGAACTGGGAACAGGCCCAAGCCTGACCTACTTCTGTTTTCTACTACTTTTTGTATTCATATCTAATAAACTATTCCTATTCGTTACATTCCGCAAACATGCCAGTGCACATCTTCCAAGCTCCTCAAAATTTTGTTCTAACTAGAGATGTGCCTTCGAAGGCTGGGGCTCCGGAACgggcatgtcagtgaatggacatgtcagtgaacaGGCGCGTCAGTGAATgggcatgtcagtgaatgtcagtgatcgggcatgtcagtgaatggacatgtcagtgatcggGCATGTCACTGAATTGAATGGGCACGTCAGTGATCAGGCGTgacatgtcagtgaatggacatgtcagtgatcgggcatgtcagtgaatggacATGCCAGTGAATGGATGTCAGTGATCTggcatgtcagtgaatggacATATCAGTGAACGGACATGCCCTGCCCAGAtcccgtagctcctgcttaGCAAGAGATTGATAAGGCCGTCGGCGGAAACCAGAGTGAAGCGAAAGGTGCTAGGGTCCTTTGCAACCACGTAACGGGACTATGGGTGTTTATGATTCAGGGTTCTCAGTGCGACAGCAGCATATGGAAAGGACCCTCCGTCAACCACTCTTTAGggtcctagcaatctcctgcgaagcaggagcaaccagggtctggggcggagccccagccgccggaggcagacccccattGTCACAgtaattaaattaaaactTTTCATGACTATCGTCTGGCGCGAGAGGTTTCTACGGAGAGAAGACGGCGGCCCAGGTTGCCGAAGCATATGctacagcagaagaagacgctCGCCACGAGCGCTACTACCGATAAATAGTTCTCAGAGACCGATCCCGCGAGTGTGTATCGTTCGGGCAGGTGGTCAGGGAAGATGAGTGCGAAGACAAAGGTGCCGACCGTGGCGACGAGGGTCGACAGAATGAACCCGTTACGGGTGGCATCGAGAATGAACCACAGACACGGGTTGACCATTCCCCAGTAGAAAGCTGCTTGCATTGTTGAGGTCCAGGCAATTTTACGAATGCCATAAGCCACGCCCATAAACGCAGCAACTGCTCGTACAATGGACGACCAGTCGGCTCCGCCTTTTCCGTGAAGTCGTTTGCGTTGTTCGGGGAACAACCAGTCAAAAAGTGGTAACAAAAACCCAAGAAGAATACCTTGGAACCCCCAGATCAACGAGAAGAAACCCGTGTGGTCAATGTCAAGGGTATGTTCAGTGACAAAATGATTATCGTGTAATTGTTTCGACAATTGGCCATAGGCCACGCCGAATCCGAATAAAAGAGCTAATCGGACAGCCAGGGTAGGTGCTGATAATGGAACTCCTGGTAGTGAGTATGTTACAGAAGAGGAATTGCCTCTTGAAGATCCCGATACATCTTCATCCGTCTCGTCCtcgtcgtctgctgctgataatgacGGGATGGATGGTGAGACTCTGCCGCCAGGAGAATTGCCCTTGCGTCTATTTAATTTGTTAATTCCACTTTGAAGTTTATCACGGCCATTGACGCGACCGTTGATTCCGTTGTAAAAAGCGGTTTTGTCGGAGAACTCGTCAATACCCCTGGTGGCACGGTCTCGTCCAACAGGTGTCTGAACACGAGATGGCGCGTTGGACACATCTCCATTCAACTCTGCTAACGAGACTTGTGACCCGAATACTCCGGCTAAAGCTGATGTGGTTAAATTGAGAAACGATTTGTTACTGGAAAGTCCATTACTGTAGGGAGAAgcggcggctgggctcgagctattgctggtgccaTTCACATTGACAGATCCGTTAATAGTTCCATTAACTGATCCATTAACTGACCCATTGATTTGTCCATTCAACGACCCGTTATGTCCGCTGTTGGAACTGGATCCATTAACCCGTCTAGTATCTCTAGGAGGAGTAGCCATTTTTCTGTTGAACACCTAATGAAACTGTCAGAACTAAAAAATGATCTAGATACTAGATCTTATTGTGAATCTCttattttccttttttGGTCTAAAAACAACAAGTCAAAATACCAAACTTTTGTAAATATCAGGTTTAGTGAGGATGAAGTTAATCCCTGCTGCAATCTCCTATTTTGAGTAGACGTATGTTAGTAGCAAAAAGAGCAGTCTGATGAGCCGAAATACTGTCAAATATTGTCTTAAAAACGCAACCAGAAGTCTATGGTCCGTTCACACTCTGGTGCTAGGCTCAGAttgaaagagaaaaatCGAGATCAAAAATTAACAAATCAAGATCAAAGTCAAGATGTACCAAAAGGCTGCTTTTGAGTTGTTTGAAGTGGATAAATAGAAAGATCTGTGCCAAAAACAGCACTTTATAAACCGAcacaagaaataaaaacagTTGTATGGACTCCTGTTTCAAGACAAGAGTTGTGTGCGATTTCGGATTCCGTGCTACAGATTTGTATTAAAAGCTCACGCCAGATCCAATGAAGAGCTCAGACCCAGAACCGTTTGTTATGGTAACTCGGCTGCATCAGCGTTTCTCATCTTAAATTACCAGGAGCACCTCGCTAACAGCCCTAACCCGCGAACTTTGCAAGTGATCTGGGATCCGGATTAGGGCAATGGATCAGATGTGAGAGATCGAGgaagatataaatatagatAATGAATCCATTCAACATTTTCACACTCATCACCTGATTAAATAACCAACTACGATTCAATTTCTTTGGACCATTGCCCCCAatcaactcctgcgaagcaggagccacggggtctggggcggagccccagccgccggaggctaGAGTCCCCCTCACCCGTAGTTTCATAGGCGTGAGGATTATGGTACATATAATAAAGAgattaataaatagcatTAAAAATTAGTAATTAGCGAAGGACCGACTTGAGAGAGGCAAGCCAGCTCGTGaggtcttcttcatcttcggcaCAGAAGCGCAGTCGTTTCTCGGGAGTGATGATTTGCATGCAGTactttttggatttggacAGCGGGTCGATATCGACGACATCGACTATGTTTTCGACAAGAACCACTTTGATAGGGCCCCCTTTGAGGTCGTCGGATTTGTAAAAGACGATTCTGCGATTAGTAAGCACGACCCATTGTCGACGCCACTGGGCGTATCGACGTTTGAGTCGTAACAGGTATCCTCGTTTTATAATATGCTCTTTGTCCAAAGGGTCGCCGACTCCAACAGTTGCTAAAAGTTCACTCGGACTCACTAGAGGTGGAACGTAGCGGGCATAGGATTCCCGAGTTTCAAGTGATGGGTGTGGAAGTGAGTGTGAGTGAGTATGAACATGAGCATGAGAATGAGGTTGTACCGGTACTGGCTGAGGATGCGAATGTGAATGCGACGGATGTCGAAACTCTTCAGTTTGTGCTTGTGGATCTTGTGGTTGTGAGGACGGTACAGTTGGTGATGTCGATGCTTGTACttgttgtgattgtgattGTGGTTGTCGTGGTTGTTGTGAttgttgtgtttgttgtGACTGTGACTGTTGTGGTTTTAGaggttgtt
This window harbors:
- the NSG2 gene encoding Nsg2p (Protein involved in regulation of sterol biosynthesis; specifically stabilizes Hmg2p, one of two HMG-CoA isoenzymes that catalyze the rate-limiting step in sterol biosynthesis; homolog of mammalian INSIG proteins; NSG2 has a paralog, NSG1, that arose from the whole genome duplication; GO_component: GO:0005783 - endoplasmic reticulum [Evidence IEA]; GO_component: GO:0005783 - endoplasmic reticulum [Evidence IDA] [PMID 14562095]; GO_component: GO:0005789 - endoplasmic reticulum membrane [Evidence IEA]; GO_component: GO:0016021 - integral component of membrane [Evidence IEA]; GO_component: GO:0016020 - membrane [Evidence IEA]; GO_function: GO:0051082 - unfolded protein binding [Evidence IMP] [PMID 16270032]; GO_process: GO:0016126 - sterol biosynthetic process [Evidence IGI] [PMID 16270032]); the protein is MATPPRDTRRVNGSSSNSGHNGSLNGQINGSVNGSVNGTINGSVNVNGTSNSSSPAAASPYSNGLSSNKSFLNLTTSALAGVFGSQVSLAELNGDVSNAPSRVQTPVGRDRATRGIDEFSDKTAFYNGINGRVNGRDKLQSGINKLNRRKGNSPGGRVSPSIPSLSAADDEDETDEDVSGSSRGNSSSVTYSLPGVPLSAPTLAVRLALLFGFGVAYGQLSKQLHDNHFVTEHTLDIDHTGFFSLIWGFQGILLGFLLPLFDWLFPEQRKRLHGKGGADWSSIVRAVAAFMGVAYGIRKIAWTSTMQAAFYWGMVNPCLWFILDATRNGFILSTLVATVGTFVFALIFPDHLPERYTLAGSVSENYLSVVALVASVFFCCSICFGNLGRRLLSVETSRARR